A genome region from Pseudoalteromonas tetraodonis includes the following:
- the msrA gene encoding peptide-methionine (S)-S-oxide reductase MsrA, which produces MFKRVILSAFAIVGLLSAMSAISSDEIIKPTDLDATMHVEKIVLGSGCFWGAEKRYEALNGVLDAESGYADGRGFKPTYRNITKLSRRFDEDNYAEVVQVTFNSNIISARELLQNYYESHDPTQKNRQGNDVGTQYRSIILTTTDQQASIAKAVTSEYQQLLSKADYGKIVTQIKPLERFYSAEEYHQNYLEKNPNGYCPDHSTGVVFTQSDKPKVDNTALLNGKQIVILDSQSYCPYCEKFKAAVANDYKGTIPMTFRHADQLDGLTIKSATWATPTILFLENGVEVYSRQGYMNPEQFYKALGAFKLGNSEAYKVAFNAKTDSPYCKEYAIFKNTPDGIFIDKLSGEPLFDTRDRFNSGTGWLSFTHPIKDSVTQHEDNSWGMQRIELKSKSTGIHLGHLFPGEGPRGQDRYCINATVLEFVARKQ; this is translated from the coding sequence ATGTTTAAGCGGGTAATACTATCGGCGTTTGCCATTGTGGGCTTACTAAGTGCAATGAGTGCTATATCGTCAGATGAAATAATCAAACCAACTGATTTAGATGCAACCATGCATGTTGAAAAAATAGTGCTGGGTTCGGGCTGTTTTTGGGGTGCAGAAAAACGCTACGAAGCACTTAATGGTGTGTTAGACGCTGAATCGGGTTACGCCGATGGCCGGGGGTTTAAGCCAACCTATAGAAATATCACTAAGTTATCCCGTCGCTTTGATGAAGATAATTACGCCGAAGTGGTGCAGGTTACTTTTAATAGTAATATTATTTCAGCAAGAGAGTTGTTGCAAAATTACTATGAGAGCCACGATCCAACGCAAAAGAATCGTCAAGGTAATGATGTAGGCACGCAATATCGCTCTATTATTTTAACCACTACCGATCAGCAAGCGAGCATCGCAAAAGCGGTCACGAGTGAGTATCAGCAATTATTAAGTAAAGCCGATTATGGAAAAATAGTGACGCAAATAAAGCCACTTGAGCGCTTTTATTCGGCTGAAGAGTATCATCAAAATTACCTTGAAAAAAATCCAAACGGCTATTGCCCTGATCATTCAACCGGTGTTGTATTTACTCAAAGTGATAAACCGAAGGTAGATAATACTGCATTATTAAATGGCAAACAGATTGTTATTTTAGACTCGCAAAGTTATTGCCCTTACTGCGAAAAGTTTAAAGCGGCCGTTGCCAATGATTATAAAGGCACAATTCCAATGACTTTCCGCCATGCTGATCAGCTTGATGGGTTAACGATTAAATCGGCGACATGGGCTACACCTACCATATTATTTTTAGAAAATGGGGTTGAGGTCTATTCTCGCCAAGGCTACATGAACCCAGAGCAATTTTATAAAGCATTAGGTGCGTTTAAGCTTGGCAACAGTGAAGCTTATAAGGTGGCTTTTAATGCTAAAACCGACAGCCCTTACTGCAAAGAATATGCTATTTTTAAAAACACGCCCGATGGCATCTTTATTGATAAACTAAGCGGTGAGCCATTATTTGATACCCGCGATAGATTTAACTCAGGCACCGGTTGGCTTTCATTTACCCACCCAATAAAAGACAGTGTAACCCAACATGAAGATAATAGCTGGGGAATGCAGCGCATTGAGCTTAAGTCTAAAAGTACCGGTATTCACTTAGGGCATTTATTTCCGGGTGAGGGGCCTAGAGGGCAAGATAGATATTGTATTAATGCGACTGTTTTAGAATTTGTAGCCAGAAAACAGTAA
- a CDS encoding LysR family transcriptional regulator: MQTPIRGLRSFCFAAKSLSFKHAAKELYLTPSAVSHQIKQLEEQLGIDLFQRQTRSISLTPAGKNFFEAIYPIINMLESTITEFSQLQQNVNLTITLPEFFASELLMPKLSEWTSEHPNINLHMDTLKTRKELTRQSDLSIILSSSKPLDGLATELFNLEYIPACNKKLLDQWQNDHCQALNQVPLIVHKARPWAWHQWAEKVGIDDFSPAQIIQIDSMFGVARAAQQGMGIALIPLPISQSWLDEQWLYKLFEQPLTTKDKYYLVQHGSSTANHPLDLFAKWVINTFRQTK; this comes from the coding sequence ATGCAAACACCTATTCGCGGCCTTCGCTCTTTTTGTTTTGCCGCAAAAAGCTTAAGTTTTAAACATGCCGCCAAAGAGCTGTATTTAACGCCATCGGCGGTCAGCCATCAAATAAAGCAGCTAGAAGAGCAGCTGGGCATTGATTTATTTCAAAGGCAAACCCGTTCCATAAGCTTAACGCCAGCTGGAAAAAACTTTTTTGAAGCGATTTACCCCATTATAAATATGCTGGAAAGCACCATTACCGAATTTAGTCAGTTACAACAAAATGTAAATTTAACCATTACCCTGCCCGAGTTTTTTGCCAGTGAATTGCTAATGCCAAAACTGAGTGAGTGGACGAGTGAGCATCCTAATATTAATTTACACATGGACACCCTTAAAACGCGCAAAGAGCTGACTCGCCAAAGTGATTTATCAATCATTTTATCTTCAAGTAAACCGCTTGATGGGCTGGCTACTGAGTTATTTAATTTAGAATATATTCCAGCGTGTAATAAAAAGCTGCTCGATCAGTGGCAAAACGATCACTGCCAGGCGCTCAATCAAGTGCCGCTTATTGTGCATAAAGCACGGCCTTGGGCATGGCATCAATGGGCTGAAAAAGTCGGTATTGATGACTTTTCCCCTGCACAAATTATTCAAATAGATAGTATGTTTGGCGTTGCACGCGCTGCACAGCAAGGTATGGGCATCGCGCTTATTCCTTTACCAATAAGCCAAAGCTGGCTGGATGAGCAATGGCTTTACAAACTGTTTGAGCAACCACTAACAACAAAAGACAAATATTATTTAGTTCAGCATGGCTCAAGTACCGCTAATCACCCTCTCGATTTGTTTGCAAAATGGGTGATTAACACCTTTAGGCAAACTAAATAG
- a CDS encoding 3-oxoacid CoA-transferase subunit B has protein sequence MALSREQVAMRVAQELQDGYYVNLGIGIPTLVANYVPDGIEVMLQSENGLLGMGEYPTKDTVDADMINAGKETVTAATGAAIFNSADSFAMIRGGHVDLTVLGAFEVDQNGSIASWMIPKKLIKGMGGAMDLVAGAKNIIVTMTHASKHGDSKLLESCTLPLTGVNCVKKIVTDLAVLEVKDGAFHLLERAPGVSVDEIISKTAGKLLVDGDIPEMVF, from the coding sequence ATGGCATTATCACGTGAACAAGTCGCAATGCGCGTCGCTCAAGAGCTACAAGATGGGTACTATGTTAATTTAGGCATAGGTATTCCGACACTCGTCGCAAACTATGTACCCGATGGCATAGAAGTTATGCTACAGTCCGAAAATGGCCTATTAGGTATGGGTGAATACCCAACTAAAGACACTGTAGATGCCGATATGATCAACGCGGGTAAAGAAACCGTGACGGCAGCTACCGGTGCAGCTATATTTAATAGTGCAGATAGTTTTGCCATGATACGGGGTGGTCATGTAGACTTAACGGTTCTGGGCGCATTTGAGGTAGACCAAAACGGGTCTATAGCCTCATGGATGATCCCTAAAAAATTAATAAAAGGCATGGGCGGAGCAATGGATTTAGTTGCTGGTGCAAAAAACATTATTGTTACTATGACCCATGCCAGTAAACACGGCGATTCTAAATTATTAGAAAGCTGTACGTTACCGCTGACGGGCGTTAACTGTGTTAAAAAAATAGTAACCGATTTAGCCGTATTAGAAGTTAAAGACGGCGCATTTCATTTGCTAGAACGCGCACCAGGCGTATCAGTTGATGAAATTATTAGTAAAACGGCAGGTAAATTGCTTGTTGACGGTGATATTCCTGAGATGGTGTTTTAA
- a CDS encoding CoA transferase subunit A yields MAGFDKVVSSYEAAMEGLKDGDTIIAGGFGLCGIPEGLIAQIKKMQTKELTVVSNNCGVDDFGLGLLLQDKQIKKVVASYVGENALFEQQLLNGEIDVELTPQGTLAEKMRAGGAGIPAFYTATGYGTPVAEGKEVKEFNGRPYILEESITGEFAIVKAWKADRYGNLVFRHTAMNFNPMAATAGKITVAEVEEIVEPGELEPSQIHTPGIFVNRVIKGNFEKRIERVTTRD; encoded by the coding sequence ATGGCCGGTTTTGATAAAGTAGTTTCGAGTTACGAAGCTGCAATGGAAGGTTTAAAAGACGGCGATACTATCATCGCTGGTGGTTTTGGTTTATGCGGTATTCCCGAGGGATTAATAGCACAAATTAAAAAAATGCAAACCAAAGAGTTAACGGTCGTATCGAACAATTGCGGCGTTGATGACTTTGGTTTAGGGCTTTTATTACAAGACAAACAAATTAAAAAAGTGGTTGCCTCTTATGTGGGCGAAAATGCTCTTTTTGAACAACAACTACTTAATGGCGAAATTGATGTAGAGCTAACACCGCAAGGGACTCTAGCAGAAAAAATGCGTGCTGGTGGTGCCGGTATTCCTGCTTTTTATACCGCCACGGGTTACGGTACGCCAGTAGCTGAGGGTAAAGAAGTAAAAGAATTTAATGGTCGCCCTTATATTTTAGAAGAGTCAATCACGGGCGAATTTGCCATTGTAAAAGCATGGAAAGCAGACCGTTACGGTAATTTAGTATTTCGCCATACCGCAATGAACTTTAATCCAATGGCCGCAACCGCAGGTAAAATTACCGTTGCCGAAGTGGAAGAGATTGTTGAACCCGGTGAGCTAGAGCCAAGTCAAATTCATACCCCTGGCATTTTTGTAAATCGCGTGATCAAGGGCAACTTTGAAAAACGCATTGAACGTGTTACCACACGAGATTAA
- a CDS encoding hydroxymethylglutaryl-CoA lyase, producing the protein MSAFANKVRIVEVGARDGLQNEKTVSTEDKVTLINALAAAGLKDIEAGAFVSPKWVPQMADSSEVISALDLPEINLSALTPNLKGAQAAHAVGIKEFAIFTAASEAFCQKNINCSIAQSIDRFSEVMTFAKANNIRVRGYVSCVLGCPYEGDVDPQVVLNVAQKLLALGCYEVSLGDTIGVGTAGKVTELLTLLLKHIDKSKLAVHFHDTYGQALTNIYAALSLGISTVDAAVAGLGGCPYAKGASGNVATEDVVYLLQGLGIEHGIDLKRLAQAGWQITNALNKQPVSKVSVALHTQ; encoded by the coding sequence ATGAGTGCCTTTGCAAACAAAGTTCGTATTGTTGAAGTGGGCGCACGTGATGGTTTACAAAATGAAAAAACCGTCAGCACTGAAGATAAAGTAACACTTATTAATGCCCTCGCCGCCGCGGGATTAAAAGACATAGAAGCTGGTGCATTTGTATCTCCCAAATGGGTGCCACAAATGGCAGACTCAAGCGAGGTGATCAGTGCGCTTGACCTTCCAGAGATTAATTTAAGTGCCTTAACGCCAAATTTAAAAGGCGCACAAGCTGCGCATGCTGTTGGTATTAAAGAATTTGCTATATTTACGGCGGCCAGCGAAGCGTTTTGTCAAAAAAATATAAATTGTTCAATAGCGCAAAGTATTGATCGTTTTAGCGAGGTAATGACTTTTGCTAAAGCCAATAATATACGCGTTCGTGGTTATGTAAGCTGTGTTTTAGGCTGCCCTTATGAGGGAGACGTTGACCCTCAGGTTGTTTTAAACGTGGCACAAAAGTTATTAGCGCTTGGCTGCTATGAAGTGAGCCTTGGCGATACTATTGGTGTCGGCACCGCAGGTAAAGTGACTGAGCTGCTTACATTGCTGCTCAAGCATATTGATAAAAGTAAGCTTGCAGTACACTTTCATGATACCTATGGACAGGCGCTCACAAATATTTACGCTGCCTTAAGCCTAGGTATTTCAACGGTTGACGCTGCCGTTGCTGGCCTTGGTGGCTGCCCTTACGCTAAGGGTGCGTCAGGAAATGTTGCCACCGAAGATGTTGTTTACTTACTGCAAGGGCTTGGCATTGAACATGGAATTGATTTAAAAAGGCTCGCACAAGCAGGTTGGCAAATTACTAATGCGCTTAATAAACAGCCTGTTAGTAAAGTTTCAGTGGCATTACACACACAATAA
- a CDS encoding acetyl/propionyl/methylcrotonyl-CoA carboxylase subunit alpha: MNTVQLQKILIANRGEIACRIMRTAKQMGLTTVAVYSDADKNAQHVKMADEAYHIGAAPSKDSYLVADKILQVAKASGADCIHPGYGFLSENSEFAKACEANNIAFIGPPATSIEAMGSKTRAKEIMAAANVPLVPGYYGDKQDPVFLQSEAEKIGYPVLIKAAFGGGGKGMRVVEKPKDFIAALEGAQREAIAGFGNDLVLLERYVNQPRHVEVQVFADNHGNCVYLGDRDCSLQRRHQKVIEEAPAPGLSDALRKEMGEAAVRCALAINYRGAGTVEFLLCGNEFFFMEMNTRLQVEHPVTEMVTGVDLVNWQINIAGGQTLPLKQSDIQLQGHSFEARIYAEDPANDFIPCSGTIEALHVPVNSEFVRIDTGIAQGDEISPYYDPMIAKLIVHDDNREQALSRLQQALEQFHLAGFSTNIGFLHNLACHASFKQGAPSTHFIAEQGDSLAAVDESLLLSSQLIAAFAYLESLNTHQAQNNSASPWQQLSGFTLNAPQAIKIPFVDLPLSAIKTAQGYNVTHSTGVYSVQGTLNNGVCNVFINGEKHSAHVSITDNAITVMNKALQTKFEYVDKHYISSHENDALPLAAPLNGTVVKHLIEVGSTITKGDAVVIIEAMKMEYTLNAPHDGILQSYCFGEGELVSHGALLAIVEDTTVQEGA; this comes from the coding sequence ATGAACACAGTACAATTACAAAAAATTCTGATTGCTAACCGTGGCGAAATTGCCTGTCGTATTATGCGCACCGCAAAGCAAATGGGCTTAACCACGGTTGCGGTGTATTCAGATGCAGATAAAAACGCGCAACATGTAAAAATGGCCGACGAAGCCTACCATATTGGTGCTGCGCCAAGTAAAGATTCATACCTAGTCGCAGATAAAATTTTGCAGGTTGCTAAAGCCAGTGGCGCTGATTGCATTCATCCAGGCTACGGCTTTTTATCAGAAAACAGTGAATTTGCTAAAGCCTGTGAAGCAAATAACATTGCTTTTATTGGCCCACCAGCAACGAGTATTGAAGCAATGGGCTCAAAAACCCGTGCTAAAGAAATAATGGCCGCGGCAAACGTTCCTTTGGTACCTGGTTACTATGGTGATAAACAAGACCCTGTTTTTTTGCAATCTGAGGCTGAAAAAATTGGTTACCCTGTTCTTATCAAAGCGGCCTTTGGCGGTGGCGGTAAAGGGATGCGAGTGGTAGAAAAGCCGAAAGACTTTATAGCTGCACTTGAAGGCGCCCAACGTGAAGCCATTGCCGGTTTTGGTAACGATTTAGTGCTATTAGAGCGCTACGTTAATCAACCTCGCCATGTTGAAGTACAAGTATTTGCAGATAATCACGGTAATTGTGTTTATTTGGGTGATCGTGACTGTTCGTTGCAACGCCGACACCAAAAAGTGATTGAAGAAGCCCCTGCTCCAGGTTTATCTGACGCGCTGCGTAAAGAAATGGGCGAAGCGGCTGTACGCTGTGCATTAGCCATTAATTACCGTGGTGCGGGTACTGTTGAGTTTTTACTTTGCGGTAATGAATTTTTCTTTATGGAAATGAACACTCGCCTGCAAGTAGAGCACCCAGTGACCGAAATGGTGACCGGTGTTGATTTAGTGAACTGGCAAATTAATATTGCGGGCGGGCAAACACTGCCGTTAAAGCAATCTGATATTCAACTGCAAGGCCATAGCTTTGAAGCGCGTATTTACGCCGAAGACCCTGCAAATGACTTTATTCCGTGCTCAGGCACCATTGAAGCGCTACATGTCCCCGTTAATAGTGAATTTGTACGCATAGATACCGGGATTGCCCAAGGTGATGAAATAAGCCCCTACTACGACCCAATGATTGCAAAGTTAATTGTTCATGATGATAATCGCGAACAAGCGCTTTCTCGTTTGCAACAGGCGCTTGAGCAATTTCATTTAGCAGGCTTTAGTACCAATATTGGCTTTTTACATAACTTAGCTTGCCACGCAAGTTTTAAACAAGGCGCGCCAAGTACACACTTTATTGCTGAGCAAGGTGATTCACTCGCTGCAGTTGATGAGTCATTATTGCTATCAAGCCAGCTTATTGCCGCTTTTGCCTATTTAGAGTCGTTAAACACGCACCAAGCACAAAACAATAGTGCCAGCCCTTGGCAACAACTGAGTGGGTTTACTTTAAATGCACCGCAGGCAATTAAAATCCCATTTGTAGATTTACCGCTAAGCGCTATCAAAACTGCGCAGGGTTACAATGTGACACACAGTACGGGCGTATACAGTGTTCAAGGGACGTTAAATAATGGTGTGTGCAACGTATTTATTAACGGTGAAAAGCACAGCGCACATGTCAGCATAACTGACAATGCAATTACTGTAATGAATAAAGCACTGCAAACTAAGTTTGAATATGTTGATAAACATTATATTAGTTCACACGAAAATGACGCGCTGCCGCTCGCTGCGCCACTCAATGGCACGGTAGTAAAACATTTAATTGAAGTAGGTAGCACTATCACTAAAGGTGATGCCGTTGTTATTATCGAAGCCATGAAAATGGAATATACACTTAATGCACCGCATGACGGCATATTACAGAGTTACTGCTTTGGTGAAGGTGAACTAGTTTCACACGGCGCACTGTTAGCCATTGTTGAAGATACGACTGTTCAGGAAGGTGCTTAA
- a CDS encoding enoyl-CoA hydratase/isomerase family protein, which translates to MSVTLQITKSNVAVLVLSRPEKRNAFNSDVIHELIQCIEHANTLDIRALVLKTEGKHFSAGADLAWMKSMADNNYNDNLADSMQLAKLMQVLAQSPHPTICAVQGAAFGGALGLIACCDIALSKDDAQFCLSEVKLGLIPAVISPYVIKAIGERSARRYFLTAEVFDAHTAKQLGLVHQITGNLETALDNLLQTLIDNGPIAVKAAKALINDVANKEINEELIALTAERIAKIRVSTEGQEGLSAFFDKRPPQWQL; encoded by the coding sequence ATGTCAGTAACACTACAAATAACAAAATCTAATGTGGCTGTACTCGTTTTAAGCCGCCCAGAAAAACGTAATGCGTTTAATAGCGACGTTATCCATGAGCTTATTCAATGTATTGAACATGCTAATACACTCGATATTCGTGCCTTAGTACTCAAAACCGAAGGTAAACATTTTTCAGCCGGTGCCGACTTAGCCTGGATGAAATCGATGGCAGATAATAACTATAACGATAACTTAGCTGATTCAATGCAACTGGCTAAACTTATGCAAGTATTAGCACAGAGCCCGCATCCTACAATTTGTGCGGTACAAGGTGCCGCCTTTGGTGGGGCATTAGGCTTAATTGCCTGCTGTGATATTGCGCTTAGTAAAGACGATGCACAATTTTGTTTAAGTGAAGTTAAACTTGGGCTAATACCTGCCGTGATCAGCCCTTATGTGATTAAGGCCATTGGTGAGCGTTCTGCACGCAGATATTTTTTAACTGCAGAAGTGTTTGATGCCCACACAGCAAAGCAACTGGGTTTAGTGCATCAAATTACTGGGAACTTAGAGACAGCCCTCGATAATTTGCTGCAAACCTTGATTGATAACGGCCCTATTGCCGTTAAAGCCGCAAAAGCACTTATTAACGATGTTGCCAATAAAGAGATAAACGAGGAGCTAATTGCACTGACTGCAGAGCGTATAGCTAAAATTCGTGTATCAACTGAAGGCCAAGAAGGACTGAGCGCCTTTTTTGATAAACGCCCTCCCCAATGGCAACTCTAG
- a CDS encoding carboxyl transferase domain-containing protein, whose product MTILKSSVNPHDPSFVQNHKNMSALVDDLRDKVANISLGGGAALKERHESRGKLFVRDRISTLLDEGSPFLEISQFAAFGVYEQEIPCAGVVAGIGRVKGVECMVIANDATVKGGTYFPLTVKKHLRAQDIAERCHLPCIYLVDSGGANLPEQDDVFPDKLHFGRIFYNQARMSGKGIPQIAVVMGLCTAGGAYVPAMADESIIVKEQGTIFLAGPPLVKAATGEEVTAEELGGADVHCKTSGVADHYAENDAHALSIARQCIERINYTRPTAPLLDDVKAPRYDINELYGIVGTDLKKPFDVREVIARTVDDSSFDEFKRYFGETLVTGFASIYGNPVGIVANNGILFSESAQKGAHFIQLCAQRNIPLVFLQNITGFMVGKKYEAEGIAKHGAKMVMAVSCADVPKFTVLIGGSYGAGNYGMCGRAFEPTMMWMWPNARISVMGGEQAAGVMAQVKQDGLARKGESMSEQEVSDFKKPIISQYEQQGHPYYASARLWDDGIIDPVDTRNVLGLALTAAKNAPQRESKFGVFRM is encoded by the coding sequence ATGACGATTTTAAAATCGAGCGTTAATCCCCACGATCCTAGTTTTGTGCAAAACCACAAAAATATGTCGGCGCTGGTGGATGATTTACGCGATAAAGTTGCCAATATTAGCTTAGGTGGTGGCGCTGCACTTAAAGAGCGCCATGAAAGCAGAGGAAAGCTGTTTGTTCGTGACCGTATCAGTACTTTATTAGATGAAGGCTCACCCTTTTTAGAAATATCGCAATTTGCTGCATTTGGTGTGTATGAACAAGAGATACCTTGTGCCGGTGTGGTTGCAGGTATTGGTCGCGTGAAAGGCGTTGAATGTATGGTGATTGCAAACGACGCGACAGTTAAAGGTGGCACCTATTTCCCCCTTACTGTTAAAAAGCATTTACGCGCACAAGATATTGCTGAGCGTTGCCACTTACCGTGTATTTACTTAGTTGATTCTGGCGGTGCTAATTTGCCAGAGCAAGACGATGTATTTCCAGATAAACTGCATTTTGGGCGTATTTTTTACAATCAAGCACGTATGTCGGGTAAAGGCATTCCACAAATTGCAGTGGTTATGGGCTTATGTACCGCAGGTGGTGCGTATGTTCCTGCTATGGCCGATGAAAGTATTATTGTTAAAGAGCAAGGCACTATATTTTTAGCAGGCCCACCACTGGTAAAAGCGGCAACCGGTGAAGAAGTTACCGCAGAAGAGCTTGGCGGCGCCGATGTTCATTGTAAAACATCGGGTGTGGCCGATCATTACGCTGAAAATGATGCGCATGCATTATCAATTGCACGCCAATGCATAGAGCGAATTAATTACACACGCCCTACCGCCCCATTATTAGATGACGTAAAAGCTCCCCGTTACGATATTAACGAGCTTTACGGCATTGTTGGTACTGATCTTAAAAAGCCATTTGATGTGCGTGAAGTAATAGCCCGCACTGTCGATGACTCGTCTTTTGATGAATTTAAACGTTACTTTGGCGAAACATTGGTGACAGGCTTTGCCAGCATTTATGGCAACCCTGTGGGCATAGTGGCTAATAACGGTATTTTATTTAGTGAGTCGGCGCAAAAAGGCGCGCACTTTATTCAGCTGTGTGCTCAGCGCAACATTCCATTGGTATTTTTACAAAATATTACTGGCTTTATGGTCGGTAAAAAATACGAAGCCGAAGGCATTGCTAAACATGGCGCTAAAATGGTGATGGCGGTGTCGTGTGCTGATGTACCAAAATTCACCGTGCTTATTGGTGGCTCTTATGGCGCCGGCAATTATGGAATGTGTGGCCGTGCATTTGAACCGACCATGATGTGGATGTGGCCAAATGCCCGTATTTCAGTCATGGGTGGTGAGCAAGCTGCCGGTGTTATGGCACAAGTTAAACAAGATGGATTAGCCCGTAAAGGCGAAAGCATGAGCGAGCAAGAAGTTAGCGATTTTAAAAAGCCAATTATTAGTCAATACGAACAACAAGGTCATCCTTATTATGCCAGTGCCCGCTTATGGGACGATGGCATTATAGACCCTGTCGATACACGTAATGTGTTAGGGCTTGCATTAACAGCAGCTAAAAATGCACCACAGCGTGAGTCTAAGTTTGGCGTATTTAGAATGTAA
- a CDS encoding isovaleryl-CoA dehydrogenase: protein MSTISLYKEMNFGLGETADMIRSHVNSFASQEIAPLAEKTDLDNAFPNELWPQMGEMGVLGMTVDEEFGGAGLGYLEHVIAMEEISRASASIGLSYGAHSNLCVNQINRNGSQAQKEKYLPKLISGEHIGALAMSEPNAGSDVVSMKLKAEKKGDKYILNGNKMWITNGPDADTLVIYAKTDLNAGAKGITAFIVEKTFPGFSTAQKLDKLGMRGSNTCELVFDNCEVPEENILGNLNEGVKVLMSGLDYERVVLAAGPLGIMQACMDIVVPYIHERKQFDSPIGQFQLIQGKIADMYTQMNAARSYVYTVAKACDRGETTRKDAAGAILYAAELATKMALDAIQILGGNGYINEYATGRLLRDAKLYEIGAGTSEIRRMLIGRELFTESR from the coding sequence ATGAGCACTATTTCACTATATAAAGAAATGAACTTTGGCCTTGGCGAAACTGCAGATATGATCCGCAGTCACGTAAACAGCTTTGCCAGTCAAGAAATTGCCCCACTAGCTGAAAAAACTGACCTTGATAATGCGTTCCCCAATGAACTTTGGCCGCAAATGGGTGAAATGGGCGTGCTTGGCATGACCGTGGATGAAGAATTTGGTGGTGCTGGCTTAGGTTATTTAGAGCACGTTATTGCCATGGAAGAAATTAGCCGTGCAAGTGCCTCTATTGGTTTAAGTTACGGTGCGCATTCAAACCTGTGTGTTAATCAAATAAACCGTAATGGATCACAAGCACAAAAAGAAAAATACTTACCTAAACTAATTAGCGGTGAACACATTGGTGCCTTGGCCATGAGTGAGCCTAACGCAGGCTCTGATGTTGTATCAATGAAACTTAAAGCCGAGAAAAAAGGCGATAAGTACATTTTAAACGGCAATAAAATGTGGATCACCAATGGCCCTGACGCCGATACTCTGGTTATTTACGCAAAAACAGATTTAAACGCCGGTGCGAAAGGTATTACCGCCTTTATTGTTGAGAAAACATTCCCGGGGTTTTCTACCGCACAAAAACTCGACAAACTCGGTATGCGCGGATCAAACACCTGTGAACTGGTATTTGATAACTGCGAAGTACCCGAAGAAAACATTTTAGGTAACTTAAACGAAGGCGTTAAGGTACTTATGAGCGGCCTTGATTACGAGCGAGTTGTTTTAGCTGCAGGCCCGTTAGGAATTATGCAAGCATGTATGGACATTGTGGTGCCTTACATTCATGAGCGTAAGCAGTTTGACAGTCCTATTGGTCAATTTCAGTTAATTCAAGGCAAAATTGCCGATATGTATACACAAATGAATGCAGCCCGCTCTTATGTGTACACAGTAGCAAAAGCCTGTGATCGCGGCGAAACCACCCGTAAAGACGCAGCTGGCGCAATTTTATACGCTGCAGAGCTTGCAACTAAAATGGCCCTTGATGCAATCCAAATTTTAGGCGGCAATGGCTACATAAACGAATACGCAACAGGTCGCTTACTGCGTGATGCGAAATTATACGAGATTGGTGCAGGCACCTCAGAAATACGCCGTATGTTAATTGGTCGTGAATTATTTACTGAAAGCCGTTAA
- a CDS encoding MerR family transcriptional regulator, with protein MKSDNQTNFANSANEPAKNEQTFSISELAKEFDITTRSIRFYEDQGLISPERNGQTRIYSKRDKVRLKLILRGKRLGFTLAETGRLFELYDADKSSAKQLVTMLDLISEKKADLSQQMDDIKVVLMELVTAERRCRDTLSKIDE; from the coding sequence ATGAAATCAGATAATCAAACAAACTTTGCAAATTCAGCCAATGAGCCGGCTAAAAACGAACAAACTTTTAGTATCAGCGAATTAGCGAAAGAATTTGATATTACTACCCGCTCTATCCGTTTTTACGAAGACCAAGGGTTAATATCGCCAGAGCGCAATGGCCAAACACGTATTTACTCAAAGCGCGACAAGGTACGCCTTAAGCTAATACTGCGCGGTAAACGTTTAGGTTTCACCTTAGCTGAAACAGGTCGTTTGTTTGAACTGTATGATGCTGATAAATCAAGTGCAAAACAGTTAGTTACTATGCTTGACCTTATCAGTGAGAAAAAAGCCGATCTTTCACAACAGATGGATGACATTAAAGTGGTTCTTATGGAACTGGTCACCGCTGAACGTCGCTGTCGCGACACGCTTAGCAAAATAGATGAATAA